One genomic window of candidate division KSB1 bacterium includes the following:
- a CDS encoding acetate/propionate family kinase: MNILVLNCGSSSLKFQIIETDLEVIEQNADKQLAKGVIERIGSEALITLQAAGNAVVKRTTPLRDHRSALDYVVRWILSAESKIDGIQSLSAIHALGHRVVHGAENFTMSVVITDEVIEGIEDCIELAPLHNPANLKGIYAARELFGPGIPQAAVFDTSFHSTMPETSYLYAIQYQLYRRHKIRRYGFHGTSHRYVAYRYRQLTGKAREETNVITLHLGNGCSAGAIKNGDSLDTSMGMTPLEGLVMGTRCGDIDASVLEYLSHKEGMSFGEIDTLLNKQSGLLGISGLTNDMRDFLDEEHEHQDRRGDGNVMSAKSW; the protein is encoded by the coding sequence ATGAATATCCTCGTCCTCAACTGCGGCAGTTCATCGCTCAAGTTTCAAATCATCGAGACCGATCTCGAGGTGATCGAGCAGAACGCCGATAAACAATTGGCCAAAGGCGTGATCGAGCGCATCGGCAGCGAGGCGCTGATCACGCTGCAAGCCGCCGGCAACGCGGTGGTGAAACGGACGACGCCATTGCGCGATCATCGCTCGGCGCTGGATTATGTGGTGCGCTGGATCCTTTCGGCGGAATCGAAGATCGACGGCATCCAATCGCTGAGCGCCATTCACGCCCTCGGCCATCGCGTCGTGCATGGCGCTGAGAACTTCACCATGTCGGTGGTGATTACCGACGAGGTGATCGAGGGCATTGAGGATTGCATCGAGCTGGCGCCTTTGCACAATCCGGCGAATCTCAAAGGGATTTACGCCGCGCGCGAGCTGTTCGGTCCCGGCATTCCGCAAGCCGCGGTGTTCGATACTTCATTTCATTCGACGATGCCGGAAACCTCGTATCTTTACGCCATCCAGTATCAGCTCTATCGCCGGCACAAAATCCGGCGCTACGGTTTTCATGGCACTTCGCATCGTTACGTGGCGTATCGCTACCGGCAGCTCACCGGCAAGGCGCGCGAAGAGACCAACGTCATCACGCTGCATCTCGGCAACGGCTGCTCGGCCGGCGCGATCAAAAACGGCGACTCGCTGGATACCTCGATGGGCATGACGCCGCTGGAAGGCTTGGTGATGGGAACCCGCTGCGGCGACATCGATGCGTCGGTGTTGGAATATCTTTCTCACAAAGAGGGCATGTCGTTCGGCGAAATCGACACGCTGCTCAACAAGCAGTCCGGCTTGCTCGGCATTTCCGGTTTGACCAACGACATGCGCGATTTTTTGGACGAAGAACATGAGCATCAGGATCGCCGCGGCGATGGTAACGTGATGTCTGCAAAGAGTTGGTGA